A single genomic interval of Zunongwangia sp. HGR-M22 harbors:
- the sucC gene encoding ADP-forming succinate--CoA ligase subunit beta, giving the protein MNIHEYQGKEILSSFGVRTQRGIVAHSAEEAVKAAKELTEQTGTGWHVIKAQVHAGGRGKGGGVKLAKNLKEVEQIAGEIIGMNLVTPQTSAEGKKVHQVYIAEDVYYPGDNEPEEYYMSVLLNRSTGRNMIMYSTEGGVDIETVAEETPHLIFTEEIDPATGLMPFQARRIAFNLGLSGTGFKEMTKFVMSLYTAFDKSDSSLFEINPVLKTSDDKILAVDAKVTLDDNALFRHKDYAEMRDKREENPTEVEAKEVGLNYVDLDGNVGCMVNGAGLAMATMDLIKQAGGEPANFLDVGGTADAKRVEEAFRLILKDDKVEAILVNIFGGIVRCDRVAQGIVDAYKNMGDAIKVPIIVRLQGTNADVAKKLIDESGLAVSSAVQFKEAADKVQEVLA; this is encoded by the coding sequence ATGAACATACACGAATATCAAGGAAAAGAAATACTAAGCAGTTTCGGCGTACGTACCCAAAGAGGTATTGTAGCTCACAGTGCAGAAGAAGCTGTAAAAGCCGCAAAAGAATTAACTGAACAAACCGGTACCGGATGGCATGTGATTAAAGCACAGGTTCATGCAGGTGGCCGTGGTAAAGGTGGCGGTGTTAAACTAGCTAAAAACCTTAAGGAAGTTGAGCAAATTGCAGGAGAAATTATCGGGATGAATCTTGTAACTCCGCAAACTTCTGCTGAAGGTAAAAAAGTTCATCAGGTATATATTGCAGAAGACGTTTACTATCCAGGAGATAACGAACCAGAAGAATATTATATGTCTGTATTGCTTAATCGTTCTACAGGTCGTAATATGATTATGTATTCTACTGAAGGTGGAGTAGATATCGAAACCGTTGCTGAAGAAACTCCGCATTTAATTTTTACTGAAGAAATCGATCCTGCAACTGGATTAATGCCATTTCAGGCTAGAAGAATAGCTTTTAATCTTGGGCTTAGTGGAACCGGGTTTAAAGAAATGACAAAATTCGTAATGTCGCTTTATACTGCTTTTGATAAATCTGATTCTTCCTTATTTGAAATCAATCCTGTTTTAAAGACAAGTGATGATAAAATTTTGGCAGTAGATGCTAAAGTTACTTTAGATGATAATGCACTTTTCCGTCATAAAGATTACGCAGAGATGCGTGATAAACGTGAGGAGAATCCAACAGAGGTTGAAGCTAAAGAAGTAGGTCTTAACTACGTAGATTTAGATGGTAATGTTGGCTGTATGGTAAATGGAGCCGGTCTTGCAATGGCAACTATGGATCTTATTAAGCAAGCCGGTGGTGAACCTGCAAACTTTTTAGATGTAGGAGGAACTGCAGATGCTAAGCGTGTTGAAGAAGCTTTTAGATTAATCTTGAAAGATGATAAAGTAGAAGCAATTCTTGTAAATATTTTTGGAGGTATTGTACGTTGTGATCGTGTGGCGCAAGGTATCGTGGATGCCTACAAAAATATGGGAGATGCCATTAAAGTACCAATTATCGTTAGATTACAAGGTACAAATGCAGATGTTGCTAAGAAATTAATCGACGAAAGTGGATTAGCGGTTTCTAGTGCAGTACAATTTAAAGAAGCAGCTGATAAAGTACAGGAAGTTCTTGCTTAA
- a CDS encoding MFS transporter encodes MNKALIALAIGGFGIGMTEFVIMGILPDVASALDITIPQAGHFISAYALGVVVGAPLLTGIGGKWPAHKTLLFLMLWFTVFNTLSAFANSYTLLLISRFLSGLPHGAFFGIGAVVASKLAKPGKEARAIATMFTGLTLANVIGVPLGTYFGHNFNWNIAFFLVGIVGICAILGIKFWMPELPKSSPEGIVKDFKVLKRLELWMVILLTTIGTGGFFAWYSYIAPLITDVAGHPESVVSYAMILAGLGMVTGNFIGAKLAESFSPIYAVLIALILMVIALVSNTYLAHDKIGVLVMTFLIGTIAFCLSTPVQMAVINSAKGSEMLGSSLNQSAFNMGNASGAYLAGLPIAAGYAYTSADFVGAGMASAGIILSFVVIYLRKKNKNKAPNPIEA; translated from the coding sequence ATGAATAAAGCGCTAATCGCATTAGCAATAGGAGGATTTGGCATTGGTATGACCGAATTTGTGATAATGGGTATTTTACCCGATGTAGCTTCAGCATTAGATATTACCATTCCGCAAGCAGGGCATTTTATTTCAGCTTACGCGTTAGGAGTTGTTGTAGGTGCACCGCTACTAACAGGGATTGGCGGTAAATGGCCCGCTCATAAAACTTTATTGTTCCTAATGCTATGGTTTACCGTTTTTAATACATTATCTGCATTTGCAAACAGCTATACGCTCTTGCTAATTTCAAGATTTCTATCTGGCTTACCACATGGTGCTTTTTTTGGTATTGGAGCGGTGGTTGCAAGTAAACTTGCCAAACCCGGTAAAGAAGCGCGAGCTATTGCTACAATGTTTACAGGGCTAACTTTAGCTAATGTAATAGGTGTGCCTCTTGGAACTTATTTTGGACATAATTTTAATTGGAATATTGCTTTCTTTTTAGTTGGAATAGTGGGTATCTGCGCAATTTTAGGCATCAAATTTTGGATGCCAGAATTACCTAAAAGCTCTCCAGAAGGAATAGTAAAAGATTTTAAAGTGCTAAAAAGACTTGAGCTCTGGATGGTTATTTTGCTAACAACTATTGGTACAGGCGGATTCTTTGCATGGTACAGTTATATCGCTCCATTAATTACAGATGTTGCAGGCCATCCCGAAAGTGTGGTGAGTTACGCGATGATTTTAGCAGGTTTAGGAATGGTTACAGGAAATTTTATAGGAGCAAAATTGGCCGAGAGCTTCTCTCCTATTTATGCGGTATTAATTGCACTCATATTAATGGTTATTGCACTCGTATCTAATACCTATCTAGCCCATGATAAAATTGGAGTATTAGTGATGACCTTTTTAATTGGGACCATTGCATTTTGCCTTTCTACACCTGTACAAATGGCGGTGATCAATTCCGCTAAAGGATCTGAAATGCTGGGATCTTCATTAAATCAAAGTGCATTTAATATGGGGAATGCCTCTGGTGCCTATCTAGCCGGGTTGCCAATTGCTGCTGGATATGCTTATACCTCGGCAGATTTTGTGGGCGCAGGAATGGCTAGTGCTGGTATTATTCTCAGTTTTGTTGTTATTTATCTGCGGAAGAAAAATAAAAATAAAGCACCTAACCCAATTGAAGCTTAA
- the lysA gene encoding diaminopimelate decarboxylase, whose protein sequence is MTNQDLLAIADEYGSPVYVYDVEKIEAQYKRLTNAFSSVKNLRIHYAVKALSNISILKFLNKLGSGLDTVSIQEVRLGLKAGVDPSKIIYTPNGVSLEEIEEVAKLGVQINIDNLSILEQFGTRHPKTPVCIRINPHVMAGGNSKISVGHIDSKFGISIHQMPLLKRIVENTGMTINGIHMHTGSDILDIQVFIQASEILFDAARNFDNLEFIDFGSGFKVPYKPGDIETDIEELGAELSKRFKSFCKEYGKDLTLAFEPGKYLVSESGKFLAKVNVIKQTTSTVFAGIDTGFNHLIRPMFYGSHHEISNISNPDGKQRFYSVVGYICETDTFASNRRISEITEGDLLAFSNSGAYCYSMSSNFNSRFRPAEVLWYNKEAHLIRERETFDDLLKHQIELDFSKEVKA, encoded by the coding sequence ATGACAAATCAAGATCTTCTTGCAATTGCAGATGAATATGGAAGTCCCGTTTATGTTTATGATGTCGAAAAGATTGAAGCACAATACAAGCGACTAACCAATGCATTTAGCAGTGTTAAAAACCTTAGAATCCATTATGCTGTAAAAGCGCTTTCAAATATATCTATTCTTAAGTTTTTAAATAAATTAGGAAGTGGTTTAGACACCGTAAGCATTCAGGAAGTTCGTCTTGGCTTAAAAGCCGGTGTAGATCCTTCTAAAATTATCTATACCCCAAATGGCGTATCATTAGAAGAAATTGAAGAAGTTGCAAAACTTGGTGTACAGATAAATATCGATAATCTGTCGATTTTAGAACAATTTGGCACCCGACATCCTAAAACTCCCGTTTGTATAAGGATTAACCCACATGTTATGGCTGGGGGAAATTCGAAAATATCAGTAGGACATATCGATTCGAAATTTGGTATTTCAATTCATCAAATGCCCTTATTAAAAAGAATTGTAGAAAACACAGGAATGACCATTAACGGAATTCACATGCATACCGGTAGTGATATTCTGGATATTCAGGTATTTATTCAGGCTTCAGAAATATTATTTGATGCCGCCAGAAATTTTGATAATCTTGAGTTTATTGATTTTGGCAGTGGGTTTAAAGTACCTTATAAACCTGGCGACATAGAAACTGATATTGAAGAATTAGGTGCAGAATTATCTAAAAGGTTTAAGTCTTTTTGTAAAGAATACGGCAAAGATCTAACACTAGCTTTTGAGCCGGGAAAATATCTTGTTAGCGAATCTGGAAAATTTTTGGCCAAAGTAAATGTTATAAAACAAACCACATCTACAGTTTTTGCAGGAATCGACACTGGTTTTAATCACTTAATAAGACCTATGTTCTACGGCTCGCATCACGAAATTTCTAATATATCTAATCCTGATGGAAAACAAAGATTTTATTCGGTTGTAGGATATATTTGTGAAACCGACACCTTTGCTTCTAACCGCAGAATTTCTGAAATTACAGAAGGCGACTTATTGGCGTTTAGCAATTCTGGAGCTTACTGCTACTCTATGTCCAGTAATTTTAACTCTAGATTTCGTCCCGCTGAAGTATTATGGTACAATAAAGAAGCACATCTTATTAGGGAAAGAGAAACTTTTGATGATCTTCTAAAACATCAAATTGAACTTGACTTTTCTAAAGAAGTCAAAGCATAA